The proteins below are encoded in one region of Oncorhynchus kisutch isolate 150728-3 linkage group LG14, Okis_V2, whole genome shotgun sequence:
- the LOC109880870 gene encoding Alstrom syndrome protein 1 homolog, with protein sequence MRDHGTSIATSTHTQGVPDTDHPVQPSLRCSLGVGEEELEVFQPLHVEMDYSSMDLHHHFPKTHHLQMDHQISNAHLVRTSAPHPGMEREPGRRDHSLAQQSGSTLDQLWRRFSERWSLEEARPTNEREASLLERLERLSRLIHSTGTSAPPEPEPTQQTDTTEQEGGGRRRGGVEEGRSRREESSSGRSDPHAKANQATASVPRQAWEQQDEEPRPAEGEDSSSPSHGPAHSFSPSHLPARSQYLCPAERERSGSVSGETSSSMSTIDTARLVRAFGAHRVRGLNTQGTSHRTNHRTSHRTNHRTSHSLSKLYNTILQQRQSKEQRRGRSRETPHIPPVPSESTGTDNSVIPADSASSTSTYTLPSHRGPSYSKKAVKHVSKGVQAGDLEIVSNGTRRHTRDVGTTFPSPGSARGARLLPSSHSGSKRGRAGDRSPPKTQRKRKMSQPSARPYYPQGVSWYIPAEDLRAEGRKENKPEQQPPRARPGLNPTAEPPGPGENHSDRDKYKTGRD encoded by the exons ATGAGAGACCATGGAACCTCAAtcgccacctccacacacacccagGGTGTCCCAGACACAGACCACCCTGTCCAGCCCTCCCTTCGCTGCAGCCTGGGGGTGGGGGAAGAGGAGCTGGAGGTGTTTCAGCCTCTGCATGTAGAGATGGACTATAGTTCCATGGACCTCCACCATCACTTCCCCAAAACCCACCATCTCCAAATGGACCACCAGATCTCCAACGCTCACCTTGTCCGAACCTCAGCCCCTCACCCAGGCATGGAGCGAGAGCCGGGGAGGCGGGACCACAGTCTAGCCCAGCAGAGTGGCAGCACTCTGGACCAACTGTGGCGCAGGTTCAGTGAGAGGTGGAGCCTGGAGGAGGCCCGGCCCACCAATGAGAGAGAGGCGTCCCTGCTGGAGCGGCTGGAGCGTCTGTCCCGCCTCATCCACAGCACCGGGACCTCCGCCCCGCCAGAGCCAGAACCAACGCAGCAGACTGATACCACAgaacaagagggaggagggaggagaagaggaggtgtggaggaagggaggagtaggagagaggagagcagcagTGGCCGGAGTGATCCCCATGCTAAAGCTAACCAGGCTACGGCTAGTGTTCCCCGCCAGGCCTGGGAGCAGCAGGATGAGGAGCCCCGGCCCGCAGAGGGGGAGGACAGCTCTAGCCCCTCCCATGGTCCGGCCCACAGCTTTAGCCCCTCCCACCTCCCGGCCCGCAGCCAATACCTGtgtccagcagagagagagaggtctgggagcGTCTCAGGGGAGACCAGCAGCTCCATGTCAACAATAGACACAGCCCGACTGGTGAGGGCCTTCGGAGCCCACAGGGTCAGAGGGCTGAATACACAAG GGACCAGCCACAGGACCAATCACAGGACCAGCCACAGGACCAATCACAGGACCAGCCACAGCCTGAGTAAACTGTACAACACCATCCTCCAGCAGAGGCAGAgcaaggagcagaggagaggaaggtccAGAGAGACTCCTCATATCCCCCCAGTCCCCTCAGAGTCTACTGGCACTGATAACTCTGTA ATTCCAGCTGACTCTGCATCTTCAACCAGCACCTACACCCTCCCCTCGCATCGTGGCCCCTCCTACTCCAAGAAGGCAGTCAAACATGTCAGCAAAGGCGTACAGGCAG GGGACCTGGAGATTGTGAGTAACGGAACACGTCGCCACACCCGAGACGTCGGCACAACGTTCCCCTCGCCAGGCTCAGCCAGGGGTGCCAGGTTGCTCCCCTCCTCACACTCTGGTAGCAAGAGGGGTAGAGCGGGGGACAGGAGCCCTCCTAAAacgcagaggaagaggaagatgagcCAACCCTCTGCCAGGCCCTACTACCCTCAAG GTGTATCATGGTACATCCCTGCTGAGGACCTGAGAGCTGAGGGCAGGAAGGAGAACAAGCCGGAGCAGCAGCCTCCCAGGGCCCGGCCTGGTTTGAACCCTACAGCAGAACCACCCGGCCCTGGAGAGAACCACTCAGACAGAGACAAATACAAgacag ggagagactga